Proteins encoded within one genomic window of uncultured Draconibacterium sp.:
- the murC gene encoding UDP-N-acetylmuramate--L-alanine ligase, whose protein sequence is MDNIQKIKNVYFLGIGGIGMSALARYFKYSGRNVAGYDRTETALTDALQKEGIDVHFDDDIRNIPSKWNPAETIAVYTPALPDEHKELNWFKSQPIGLFKRAKVLGMICNERKGIGVSGTHGKTTTSTIVTNILSKTEQGCGAFLGGISKNFRSNLVLSENDSPWIVAEADEFDRSFLHLKPQLALVTSVDADHLDIYGDKEKIVESFEKFISQIRPDGSLVLKEGVGLDTSKIEAKVYTYSLKGKTDFAALNLQLNQETGFYSFDLKTPGGIIANCKMNYPGLVNVENTVGASALAWLAGASANAIKAGIEDYEGVARRFDIRYRSENRIYIDDYAHHPAELEAFITSVKALFPDKKVTGIFQPHLFSRTKDFAAEFAQSLDLLDKAILIPLYPAREEPIPGVSSAIIYKEMKLENRMLAERDEVLKILKSDRNEIVVTMGAGDIDRMVDSIIELLESKEK, encoded by the coding sequence ATGGACAACATTCAGAAAATAAAGAATGTATATTTTCTTGGGATTGGAGGAATAGGGATGAGTGCGCTGGCCCGTTATTTTAAATATTCGGGGCGCAATGTGGCAGGATACGATCGCACTGAAACGGCATTGACCGATGCGCTTCAGAAAGAGGGAATCGATGTGCATTTTGATGATGACATCAGAAATATTCCGTCGAAATGGAATCCGGCGGAAACCATTGCTGTATATACACCGGCTTTGCCCGACGAGCATAAGGAACTGAACTGGTTTAAAAGCCAGCCGATTGGTTTGTTTAAGCGGGCAAAAGTTTTGGGGATGATTTGCAATGAACGCAAAGGAATTGGAGTTTCCGGCACACACGGGAAAACAACGACAAGTACCATTGTTACTAATATTCTAAGTAAAACAGAACAAGGGTGTGGTGCATTTTTGGGCGGTATTTCAAAGAATTTCAGGAGCAACTTAGTGCTCTCGGAAAATGATTCGCCTTGGATTGTTGCTGAAGCCGATGAGTTCGATCGTTCGTTTTTGCACCTGAAACCACAGTTGGCTCTGGTAACTTCTGTTGATGCCGACCATTTGGATATTTATGGTGATAAAGAAAAGATCGTTGAGTCGTTCGAGAAATTTATTTCACAGATCCGTCCCGATGGAAGTTTGGTGCTAAAAGAAGGAGTGGGACTTGATACGTCGAAAATTGAAGCTAAAGTTTATACTTATTCATTAAAAGGTAAAACTGATTTTGCTGCGCTGAATCTGCAACTGAATCAGGAAACGGGCTTTTATTCGTTCGACTTAAAGACACCGGGAGGAATAATTGCCAACTGCAAAATGAATTATCCGGGGCTGGTAAACGTTGAAAATACGGTTGGAGCCAGTGCTTTGGCCTGGTTGGCCGGAGCATCGGCAAATGCTATTAAAGCAGGAATTGAAGATTACGAAGGAGTGGCACGTCGTTTTGATATTCGCTACCGTTCGGAGAATCGAATTTATATCGACGATTACGCGCATCACCCTGCGGAATTGGAGGCCTTTATTACTTCGGTTAAGGCCTTGTTCCCCGATAAAAAAGTGACCGGGATTTTCCAGCCGCACTTGTTTTCGCGTACCAAAGATTTTGCTGCTGAATTTGCGCAAAGTCTGGATTTGCTGGATAAAGCTATTCTTATACCGCTTTATCCGGCTCGCGAAGAACCTATTCCCGGAGTGTCATCGGCTATCATTTATAAAGAAATGAAGCTGGAGAATAGAATGCTGGCCGAGCGTGATGAAGTTTTAAAGATACTAAAATCAGACCGGAACGAAATTGTCGTAACAATGGGAGCCGGCGATATCGACCGGATGGTGGATAGTATAATTGAACTGTTGGAAAGTAAAGAAAAATGA
- the murD gene encoding UDP-N-acetylmuramoyl-L-alanine--D-glutamate ligase, translated as MKGLVAILGAGESGVGAAILAQKRGYDVFVSDLGKIKEKYKDVLLNYKIDFEEGHHSEAKIMSAELVVKSPGIPETAPLVKKLKEQGTPVISEIEFGGLFSSAKTICITGSNGKTTTTLLTYHILQKAGMNVGLAGNVGKSFAWQVAEENFDVYVIELSSFQLDGMYEFKADVAVIMNITPDHLDRYGYDMQNYTDSKFRILQNQTASDYFVYCADDEVIQKEIQKREIKSVQLPFGLGEAAGPGAGVRDNRIIINLNQNQFSMSILDLSLQGKHNTYNSMAAGIASMVLKIRDEQLRESLSDFTGVEHRLERFLKVHGIEFINDSKATNVNSSWYALESVHKPVIWIAGGVDKGNDYSMLQGLVTNKVKAIVCLGKNNAKLHEAFGDCVADIVDASSMEEAVKAAYYLARNGDTVLLSPACASFDLFENYEDRGNQFKKEVRNL; from the coding sequence GTGAAAGGATTGGTAGCCATATTAGGAGCAGGCGAAAGCGGGGTTGGGGCAGCCATTCTTGCACAGAAAAGGGGATACGATGTATTTGTGTCCGACCTTGGAAAAATCAAGGAGAAATATAAAGACGTTCTTTTAAATTATAAAATTGATTTTGAAGAAGGACATCACTCGGAGGCCAAAATTATGAGTGCCGAACTGGTCGTGAAAAGTCCTGGAATTCCTGAAACTGCACCGTTGGTTAAAAAGCTAAAAGAACAAGGCACTCCGGTAATATCAGAGATTGAATTTGGCGGCCTTTTTTCGTCGGCTAAAACCATTTGTATTACCGGAAGTAACGGCAAAACTACTACCACATTGCTGACTTATCATATTCTGCAGAAAGCAGGAATGAATGTTGGCTTGGCCGGAAACGTTGGAAAAAGTTTTGCGTGGCAGGTGGCCGAAGAAAATTTTGATGTATACGTGATCGAGCTAAGTAGTTTTCAGTTAGACGGAATGTACGAATTCAAAGCAGATGTAGCAGTAATAATGAATATCACACCCGATCATCTCGATCGTTATGGCTACGATATGCAAAACTACACCGATTCAAAGTTCAGGATTCTTCAAAATCAAACAGCAAGTGACTACTTCGTTTATTGTGCCGACGACGAAGTGATTCAAAAAGAAATACAAAAAAGAGAGATAAAATCTGTTCAACTTCCTTTTGGGTTGGGAGAGGCTGCCGGGCCAGGAGCAGGTGTGAGAGACAATCGGATAATTATCAACTTAAATCAAAATCAATTCAGCATGTCGATACTGGATTTATCACTACAGGGGAAACACAATACCTACAACAGCATGGCCGCAGGCATTGCAAGCATGGTATTAAAAATCAGGGATGAACAATTGAGAGAAAGCCTTTCCGACTTTACAGGTGTGGAGCATCGTTTAGAGCGCTTTCTTAAGGTTCATGGCATCGAGTTTATCAACGACTCGAAAGCAACGAACGTTAATTCATCGTGGTATGCGTTGGAAAGTGTTCACAAACCGGTGATCTGGATTGCCGGGGGAGTGGACAAAGGCAACGATTACTCTATGTTGCAGGGGCTGGTAACCAACAAGGTGAAAGCCATTGTTTGCCTCGGAAAAAACAATGCCAAGCTGCACGAAGCTTTTGGCGATTGTGTGGCCGACATTGTGGATGCATCAAGCATGGAAGAAGCGGTAAAAGCTGCTTACTACCTGGCCAGAAACGGCGACACCGTGCTGTTATCGCCGGCGTGTGCAAGTTTCGATTTATTTGAGAATTACGAAGACAGAGGAAATCAATTTAAAAAAGAAGTAAGGAATTTGTAA
- a CDS encoding FtsW/RodA/SpoVE family cell cycle protein — translation MQHSILKLFKGDRVLWMVLMLLSVLSLLIVYSSTGALAYRVAHGNTLKYLFRQVVFLGTGIGVILLMVNVLPIKLYSKLAWWALLASIGFLLFSIVMRGTSFVSSSGRTLNFWGATFQPAEMAKISLVLFSAKILGKRQKTKGDLWEAFKKIIFYTGIVCGLIFISDFSTSALLFATIMTMMFCGRIPLKYLFSVVGAGIAFVVGIYFTADHLPESLGRVHTMKGRIERFIDPPPPEASQGITQADYAKLAIYSGGILGKGPGHSDVSNYMAAAYNDFIFAIIVEEYGLLGGIAVIMLFLIFFFRGVVIVRRATRTFPAFMVIGLTLVLVFQAMINIGVSSGALPVTGQPLPWISLGGTSLLFTSLAFGLILSVSHQNQQNKEVEEQPIMIKAPDEDYEIENEQSRTEQ, via the coding sequence ATGCAACATTCCATTCTGAAATTATTTAAGGGCGACCGCGTGCTTTGGATGGTGCTGATGCTTTTATCGGTGTTGTCGCTGCTTATTGTGTATAGTTCAACGGGGGCATTGGCCTACCGTGTGGCACACGGAAACACTTTGAAGTACCTGTTTCGTCAGGTCGTATTCTTGGGTACGGGAATTGGGGTAATTCTGCTGATGGTAAATGTGTTGCCTATAAAACTTTATTCGAAACTGGCATGGTGGGCTTTACTGGCTAGCATCGGATTTTTACTTTTTTCCATTGTGATGCGCGGAACATCGTTTGTTTCTTCCAGCGGACGTACGCTTAATTTCTGGGGAGCAACTTTTCAACCGGCCGAAATGGCCAAGATTTCGCTGGTATTATTCTCGGCTAAAATTTTAGGAAAACGCCAAAAAACAAAAGGCGATTTGTGGGAAGCATTTAAGAAGATTATTTTCTATACAGGTATTGTCTGTGGTTTGATTTTTATATCCGATTTCTCAACCTCGGCTTTGCTTTTCGCAACGATTATGACCATGATGTTTTGCGGCCGAATTCCCTTGAAATATTTGTTTTCGGTAGTAGGTGCCGGAATTGCATTTGTCGTAGGAATATATTTTACTGCCGATCATTTGCCCGAAAGTTTAGGTCGTGTTCATACCATGAAAGGACGGATCGAGCGGTTTATTGATCCTCCTCCACCTGAAGCTTCGCAGGGAATTACGCAGGCCGACTATGCAAAGCTGGCCATTTATTCCGGAGGGATTTTAGGAAAAGGACCCGGCCACTCAGATGTGAGTAATTATATGGCTGCGGCATACAACGATTTTATTTTTGCCATAATCGTTGAAGAATATGGTTTGTTAGGTGGTATTGCTGTAATCATGCTTTTCCTGATTTTCTTTTTCAGGGGAGTGGTGATTGTCAGGCGGGCCACCCGAACGTTCCCGGCATTTATGGTTATTGGATTAACATTGGTGTTGGTCTTTCAGGCCATGATAAATATAGGTGTTTCAAGTGGTGCGTTGCCGGTTACAGGTCAGCCACTGCCCTGGATCAGTCTGGGAGGAACATCGCTGTTGTTTACCTCGCTGGCATTTGGATTGATCCTCAGTGTGAGTCACCAAAATCAGCAGAACAAAGAAGTTGAGGAGCAACCGATTATGATTAAAGCTCCTGATGAAGATTACGAAATAGAAAATGAACAGTCAAGGACTGAACAATAA
- the murG gene encoding undecaprenyldiphospho-muramoylpentapeptide beta-N-acetylglucosaminyltransferase, with the protein MNNKINRVIISGGGTGGHIFPALAIANEIKKRNPDADILFVGAEDRMEMEKVPAAGYKIIGLPVMGFPRKPSMKMITFFKKLRQSAKLAKKIVADFNPEVAIGVGGYASGPLLRAAAKNKVPCLIQEQNSYAGITNKLLSKKVNSICVAYDKMERFFPADKLIFTGNPVRENLTEKQNRKEAFEFFNVNESDKIILIVGGSLGARSVNQAVLKNIKEIAASGVQVIWQTGAYYYDKIQEDLKETKPKNLQIHKFITRMDLAYEVADLVISRAGAGTISELCLVGKASVLVPSPNVSEDHQTKNAMALVEQDAALMVRDDEINEKLFPLAFEVVKDETRCSALAAKSKELAKPEATKQIVDEVEKLVRQ; encoded by the coding sequence ATGAATAATAAGATAAATAGAGTCATAATTAGCGGAGGCGGTACCGGGGGACATATTTTCCCGGCGCTTGCGATTGCCAACGAAATTAAAAAGCGCAATCCTGACGCTGACATTTTATTTGTTGGTGCCGAAGACCGGATGGAAATGGAGAAAGTGCCTGCCGCCGGATATAAAATTATTGGCTTGCCTGTGATGGGATTTCCGCGGAAGCCCAGTATGAAAATGATTACGTTCTTTAAAAAGCTGCGCCAAAGTGCGAAGTTGGCTAAAAAGATTGTGGCCGATTTTAATCCTGAAGTAGCAATTGGAGTTGGCGGTTATGCCAGCGGTCCGCTATTACGTGCGGCTGCAAAAAATAAGGTTCCTTGTTTAATTCAGGAGCAAAATTCATATGCGGGAATTACCAATAAACTTTTGAGTAAAAAAGTGAATTCCATTTGTGTGGCTTACGATAAAATGGAACGCTTTTTTCCGGCCGATAAACTGATTTTCACAGGAAATCCGGTACGCGAAAATTTGACCGAAAAACAAAATAGAAAAGAAGCTTTTGAGTTTTTTAATGTAAACGAATCAGATAAAATTATATTGATTGTTGGTGGTAGTCTTGGCGCACGTTCTGTAAACCAGGCTGTGCTTAAAAATATTAAAGAAATTGCAGCTTCAGGTGTTCAGGTGATCTGGCAAACTGGTGCATATTATTACGATAAAATTCAGGAAGATCTAAAAGAAACAAAACCGAAAAACCTGCAGATCCATAAGTTTATAACACGCATGGATCTGGCATACGAAGTCGCCGATTTGGTGATTTCGAGAGCGGGAGCAGGAACAATCTCGGAATTGTGTCTGGTAGGAAAAGCTTCGGTACTGGTGCCGTCGCCAAATGTTTCGGAAGACCATCAAACCAAAAACGCGATGGCATTAGTAGAACAGGATGCTGCTTTAATGGTACGCGATGATGAGATCAACGAGAAATTATTTCCGCTGGCATTTGAGGTGGTAAAAGACGAAACGCGTTGCAGTGCTTTGGCTGCAAAAAGTAAAGAACTGGCGAAACCTGAGGCTACCAAACAAATAGTTGATGAAGTAGAAAAATTAGTGAGACAATAG